One window of Ailuropoda melanoleuca isolate Jingjing chromosome 3, ASM200744v2, whole genome shotgun sequence genomic DNA carries:
- the GZMK gene encoding granzyme K isoform X1 produces the protein MQSEYFMESSSIKAIKMVKFAFSLFFLTAGAYMTPECFGTEIIGGREVVPHSRPFMASIQYRGHHFCGGVLIHPRWVLSAAHCRSGHEKVQFFKVILGAHSLSKNEASKQTFEIEKFIPFSRLISHRKLNDIMLIKLHTAAILDKHVQLLHPSSKNDIRAGTKCQVTGWGATDPQFLTMSDTLREVTVTVINRKLCNSPSYYNHNPIITEDMICAGDTRGQKDSCQGDSGGPLVCKGAFYALVSAGRRCGDAKKPGIYTLITRKYWAWIKSQLAPSHANYGHK, from the exons ATGCAGTCAGAATATTTCATGGAGTCTTCTTCAATCAAAGCCATTAAAATGGTGaagtttgctttttctctgtttttcctaaCAGCTGGGGCTTATATGACTCCAGAGT GTTTCGGCACGGAGATTATTGGAGGGAGAGAAGTGGTGCCACATTCCCGGCCGTTCATGGCCTCCATCCAGTACCGCGGCCACCACTTCTGCGGGGGTGTGCTGATCCACCCGCGGTGGGTGCTGTCCGCAGCCCACTGCCGCTCCGG gCATGAAAAAGTCcagtttttcaaagtgattttaggagcacactctctctcaaagaatgAAGCCTCCAAACAAACTTTTGAGATTGAAAAATTCATACCGTTCTCAAGACTTATATCACATCGTAAATTGAATGATATTATGCTGATTAAG CTTCACACGGCTGCAATACTTGACAAACATGTCCAGCTGCTCCACCCAAGCTCCAAAAATGATATCAGAGCTGGAACAAAATGCCAGGTTACTGGCTGGGGAGCCACCGACCCACAATTTTTAACGATGTCTGATACCCTGCGCGAAGTCACCGTTACGGTCATAAATCGAAAACTTTGCAACAGCCCAAGTTATTACAACCACAACCCTATTATAACTGAAGACATGATATGTGCAGGAGACACCAGGGGCCAGAAGGATTCCTGCCAG ggTGACTCAGGCGGCCCCTTGGTTTGCAAAGGTGCCTTCTATGCCTTAGTCTCCGCAGGTCGTAGATGTGGTGATGCCAAGAAGCCTGGAATCTACACCCTAATAACCCGGAAATACTGGGCTTGGATTAAAAGCCAGCTTGCCCCATCTCATGCAAACTATGGCCACAAATGA
- the GZMK gene encoding granzyme K isoform X2, whose product MQSEYFMESSSIKAIKMVKFAFSLFFLTAGAYMTPECFGTEIIGGREVVPHSRPFMASIQYRGHHFCGGVLIHPRWVLSAAHCRSGHEKVQFFKVILGAHSLSKNEASKQTFEIEKFIPFSRLISHRKLNDIMLIKLHTAAILDKHVQLLHPSSKNDIRAGTKCQVTGWGATDPQFLTMSDTLREVTVTVINRKLCNSPSYYNHNPIITEDMICAGDTRGQKDSCQNCRHMFPSESSRIRSWSKYLQRG is encoded by the exons ATGCAGTCAGAATATTTCATGGAGTCTTCTTCAATCAAAGCCATTAAAATGGTGaagtttgctttttctctgtttttcctaaCAGCTGGGGCTTATATGACTCCAGAGT GTTTCGGCACGGAGATTATTGGAGGGAGAGAAGTGGTGCCACATTCCCGGCCGTTCATGGCCTCCATCCAGTACCGCGGCCACCACTTCTGCGGGGGTGTGCTGATCCACCCGCGGTGGGTGCTGTCCGCAGCCCACTGCCGCTCCGG gCATGAAAAAGTCcagtttttcaaagtgattttaggagcacactctctctcaaagaatgAAGCCTCCAAACAAACTTTTGAGATTGAAAAATTCATACCGTTCTCAAGACTTATATCACATCGTAAATTGAATGATATTATGCTGATTAAG CTTCACACGGCTGCAATACTTGACAAACATGTCCAGCTGCTCCACCCAAGCTCCAAAAATGATATCAGAGCTGGAACAAAATGCCAGGTTACTGGCTGGGGAGCCACCGACCCACAATTTTTAACGATGTCTGATACCCTGCGCGAAGTCACCGTTACGGTCATAAATCGAAAACTTTGCAACAGCCCAAGTTATTACAACCACAACCCTATTATAACTGAAGACATGATATGTGCAGGAGACACCAGGGGCCAGAAGGATTCCTGCCAG AATTGTCGTCACATGTTTCCTTCTGAGTCCTCAAGAATCCGTTCATGGAGCAAGTATTTACAACGTG ggTGA